In one Vanacampus margaritifer isolate UIUO_Vmar chromosome 11, RoL_Vmar_1.0, whole genome shotgun sequence genomic region, the following are encoded:
- the fign gene encoding fidgetin gives MITSTSFYGLKMQWTPEHTQWAEQHFDISSTTRSPAHKVEAYRGHLQRTYQYAWANDDISALTASNLLKKYAEKYSGILEGPNERALLCSYSEGTAGLLNGRKSENEPWQEGIYPMNCAPDVLSVSKAGMTAALPPTDASASIGSSPGVASSLSEPGYSSGNCGSHAATTLHSSLSSQEYSAGYNGSYLHSSYSGQTTPALPSPHPSPLHSAGLLQPPPPPPPPTLVPSYNGASPNLPNYNYPPTGYPSQTAVGPGYSPGGAPPPSAYLPSGIAAPTPIPPSTLPGYTYQSHNHTPIAPAPLNGSTSNSLKRKAFYMSGHGEVDSSYGDFNYSQQRSSQSPMYRLADSSVPDSNRGNGFDRTAEASSLAFKTTKQTISSDQQRKFSIHSSGALTPPSFGSSKSSVDDLRAGETYSKFGSPILSEQSEEHRQHLPHSLTGPDVGTPTSSILAAEEQLKNSDPNLVDMVTAEILQQCPPVDWSDIAGLDMAKAAIKEEILWPILRPDMFSGLHALPRNLLLFGPQGTGRTLMARCMASQLGAAFLRLSSSALVSKWLVEGDKIIQASFLVARCRQPAVVFISEVDLLLSAQLSEDSPVSRLKAELLMQLDSISSSAEDHVLVVCSTSKPEEIPESLRRYFTKRLLVPLPDGTARHQIINQVLSPHNYCLSDKETSLLVQRTEGFSGLDVVQLCQEAVVGALHGVPGSDLSSIHPRQMRPVSFQDFDNVFCKFQPSISQKELDTYTEWNKTFGCSQ, from the coding sequence GTCTAAAGATGCAGTGGACCCCAGAGCACACACAATGGGCAGAACAACACTTTGACATCTCCTCCACGACCCGCTCCCCAGCGCACAAAGTCGAGGCCTACCGGGGACACTTGCAGCGCACGTACCAGTACGCGTGGGCCAACGACGATATCTCGGCGCTCACCGCCTCCAACCTGCTTAAGAAGTACGCCGAGAAGTACTCGGGGATCCTGGAAGGCCCCAACGAAAGAGCCCTCCTCTGCTCCTACTCGGAAGGCACCGCCGGACTCTTGAACGGACGCAAGTCTGAGAACGAGCCCTGGCAGGAGGGGATTTACCCGATGAACTGTGCTCCAGATGTTCTATCTGTGAGCAAAGCTGGAATGACAGCTGCCCTCCCCCCTACGGATGCGTCAGCCAGCATCGGCAGCTCCCCGGGGGTGGCGAGCAGCTTGTCTGAGCCCGGCTACTCCAGCGGTAACTGCGGGAGCCACGCGGCCACGACTCTCCACTCCAGCCTTTCCTCTCAGGAATACAGCGCCGGCTACAACGGCTCTTACCTGCATTCCAGCTACAGCGGCCAGACCACCCCGGCCCTCCCTTCCCCTCATCCCTCTCCTTTGCACAGCGCCGGGCTCCTGCagcccccgccgccgccccctCCCCCTACCTTAGTCCCCAGCTACAACGGCGCGTCTCCAAACCTCCCCAACTACAATTATCCGCCGACAGGGTATCCCTCTCAAACGGCCGTGGGCCCCGGTTATAGCCCCGGGGGAGCGCCGCCTCCTTCCGCTTATCTGCCGTCCGGGATCGCGGCGCCCACTCCGATCCCTCCCTCCACTCTGCCCGGCTACACCTACCAGTCCCACAATCACACGCCGATCGCCCCGGCGCCTCTGAACGGCAGCACATCCAACTCGTTAAAACGGAAGGCGTTCTACATGAGCGGACACGGAGAAGTGGACTCCAGCTACGGCGACTTCAACTACAGCCAGCAGCGCTCGTCTCAGAGTCCCATGTACAGACTAGCAGACAGCAGCGTGCCGGACTCCAACAGGGGCAACGGCTTTGACAGAACTGCCGAGGCGTCCTCCTTGGCGTTCAAGACCACCAAACAGACAATATCTTCGGATCAGCAAAGAAAATTTAGCATACACTCTAGCGGGGCTCTGACTCCCCCGTCCTTCGGGTCGTCCAAAAGCTCTGTGGATGATCTCCGAGCCGGCGAGACCTACAGCAAGTTCGGCTCCCCCATTTTGAGCGAACAAAGCGAAGAGCACAGACAGCACCTGCCTCATTCCCTAACGGGTCCCGATGTCGGTACGCCTACCTCGTCCATCCTCGCCGCCGAGGAACAACTGAAGAACAGCGATCCCAACCTGGTGGACATGGTGACGGCAGAAATCCTTCAGCAGTGCCCCCCGGTGGATTGGAGCGACATCGCCGGACTGGACATGGCCAAAGCGGCCATCAAGGAGGAGATACTGTGGCCCATTTTACGGCCGGATATGTTCAGCGGACTTCACGCCTTACCTCGCAACCTTCTTTTATTCGGACCTCAGGGAACGGGCCGAACGCTGATGGCTCGCTGCATGGCCAGCCAGCTGGGCGCCGCCTTCTTGCGACTTAGCAGCTCGGCGCTGGTGAGCAAGTGGTTGGTGGAGGGCGACAAGATCATCCAGGCTTCCTTCCTGGTGGCTCGCTGTCGCCAACCGGCGGTGGTCTTCATCAGCGAGGTGGACCTCCTCCTGTCGGCCCAGCTCAGCGAGGACAGCCCCGTGAGCCGGCTGAAGGCGGAACTCCTCATGCAGCTCGATAGCATTTCGTCCTCCGCCGAGGACCACGTCCTTGTGGTCTGCTCCACCAGTAAACCCGAAGAGATCCCAGAGTCCCTGAGGAGGTACTTTACCAAGCGGTTGCTCGTCCCCTTACCCGACGGGACGGCACGACACCAGATCATCAACCAAGTGCTGTCCCCGCACAACTACTGTCTTAGTGACAAAGAGACGTCCCTACTGGTTCAGAGGACAGAAGGTTTTTCAGGACTGGACGTGGTTCAGCTTTGTCAAGAGGCGGTGGTGGGCGCGCTTCACGGCGTCCCCGGCTCTGACCTGTCCAGCATCCACCCGAGACAAATGAGACCCGTGTCTTTTCAAGACTTTGACAACGTCTTTTGTAAATTCCAGCCCAGCATATCACAAAAAGAACTGGACACGTACACGGAATggaataaaacgtttggttgcaGTCAATGA